In Phoenix dactylifera cultivar Barhee BC4 unplaced genomic scaffold, palm_55x_up_171113_PBpolish2nd_filt_p 000438F, whole genome shotgun sequence, the following proteins share a genomic window:
- the LOC103721615 gene encoding nucleobase-ascorbate transporter LPE1-like, protein MAPPAKPPGPPAKLDEFVPHPVKEQLPGIDFCLASPPPWAEAIVLGFQHYLVMLGTTVLIPTILVPQMGGGAEEKARVIQTLLFVAGINTLLQAYFGTRLPAVIGGSFTYLLPTISIILSRRFVYIIDPYERFVQTMRAIQGALIAASSFQIIVGFLGIWRIVMRFLSPLAAVPFVTLAALGLFYIGFPNLARCVEVGLPALVLLIFFSQYVPHAIGRRRAIFDRFAVLITVALVWAYAYILTVAGAYKHRPPQTQFSCRADRSGLLRASKWIKVPYPFQWGGPTFDAGDVFAMMAASFASLIESTGTLIAVSRFASATPIPPAIFSRGIGWQGIGILLDGMFGTANGSAASVENAGLLGLTRVGSRRVIQIAACFMLFFSILGKFGAILASIPLPIVAALYCVLFAYAASAGLGFLQFCNLNSLRTKFILGFSLFMGLSVPEYFKEYEILAGYGPVHTRSRAFNDVVNVIFSSPATVAAIIAYFLDFTLLRGEASTRRDRGWHWWEKFRSYRTDPRSEEFYSLPYNLNKFFPSL, encoded by the exons ATGGCCCCCCCGGCGAAGCCCCCTGGTCCCCCGGCGAAGCTGGACGAGTTCGTTCCACACCCTGTTAAAGAGCAATTGCCCGGCATCGACTTCTGCCTCGCTAGCCCTCCGCCATGGG CGGAAGCCATTGTTCTGGGATTCCAGCACTATCTGGTGATGCTCGGCACCACCGTCCTCATTCCCACCATCCTCGTCCCCCAAATGGGCGGCGGCGCA gaggagaaggcgaGGGTGATTCAGACGCTGCTTTTCGTTGCCGGGATCAATACTTTGCTGCAGGCCTACTTTGGGACCCGGCTTCCGGCTGTGATCGGGGGTTCCTTCACTTATCTCCTCCCCACCATCTCTATTATTCTCAGCAGGCGCTTCGTTTACATCATTGATCCATATGAG AGGTTTGTGCAAACGATGAGGGCGATACAGGGGGCTCTGATTGCTGCTTCTAGTTTTCAGATAATTGTTGGGTTCTTGGGCATTTGGAGAATCGTTATGAG GTTTCTTAGCCCCCTTGCAGCAGTTCCTTTTGTGACTCTTGCCGCGCTTGGGCTTTTCTACATTGGTTTTCCCAAT TTGGCAAGATGTGTTGAAGTTGGGCTTCCGGCACTTGTTCTGTTAATATTCTTCTCGCAG TATGTTCCCCATGCAATTGGCAGAAGGAGAGCAATCTTTGATCGATTTGCTGTGCTAATTACTGTTGCACTTGTCTGGGCTTATGCGTACATTTTGACTGTGGCTGGTGCTTATAAACATAGGCCTCCACAGACACAGTTTAGTTGCCGTGCGGATCGCTCTGGCCTATTACGTGCTTCCAAATG GATAAAAGTTCCCTATCCATTTCAATGGGGAGGTCCCACTTTTGATGCAGGGGATGTTTTTGCTATGATGGCTGCTTCCTTTGCTTCATTAATTGAG TCAACTGGTACTCTCATTGCAGTGTCAAGATTTGCAAGTGCTACACCAATACCACCTGCCATTTTTAGTCGGGGCATTGGCTGGCAG GGAATAGGTATATTGTTGGATGGAATGTTTGGTACTGCAAATGGCTCAGCAGCATCAGT TGAAAATGCAGGTCTCTTGGGATTGACACGAGTTGGAAGCCGGAGAGTTATTCAAATTGCAGCTTGCTTTATgcttttcttctccattttag GAAAGTTTGGAGCAATTCTTGCATCAATACCGTTACCCATTGTTGCTGCTTTGTACTGCGTACTCTTTGCCTATGCTG CTTCTGCTGGGCTTGGCTTTCTTCAGTTCTGCAATCTTAACAGCTTGCGGACGAAATTTATACTAGGGTTTTCTTTGTTTATGGGCTTGTCAGTGCCAGAATACTTCAAGGAATATGAAATACTGGCTGGTTATGGCCCAGTCCACACCCGTTCAAGAGCA TTTAATGACGTTGTCAACGTGATATTTTCATCACCTGCAACCGTGGCAGCCATAATTGCTTACTTCTTGGATTTCACTCTCCTGCGTGGGGAAGCATCCACAAGAAGGGATAGAGGTTGGCATTGGTGGGAAAAGTTCAGATCTTATAGAACAGATCCAAGGAGCGAAGAATTTTATTCCCTCCCTTACAATCTGAACAAGTTTTTCCCTTCGCTTTAA